One Deefgea tanakiae genomic region harbors:
- a CDS encoding biotin--[acetyl-CoA-carboxylase] ligase: MHDTLSLLRELNAHEYTSGAQIAHNLGISRASVSLGLAKAEDYGIHLERRHGVGYRLSSPIEWLSPALIQGYLPVESISKITVSNTLASTNRQLLLNPLHGQLLAAEWQECGRGRLGRTWFGALGGSLLFSYAWRFDRGSAQLAGLPLAVGVAIATALQAAGVAKIGLKWPNDLLLQDANGEWAKVGGILIEMQGDALGPSHVVIGIGLNIDLPAAWQGQLDQAVACLNHGGLACGRNELLARMIAQLEMTLTQFAETGFSPLRPQWEALHAWSNATLNVIAANGNIQAGQFAGLAADGSLKLTSPQGEILVHSGDVSLRRAP, encoded by the coding sequence ATGCACGATACCCTCAGCCTGTTGCGCGAACTCAATGCGCACGAATACACCTCTGGTGCGCAAATTGCGCACAACCTTGGAATCTCCCGCGCCAGCGTTTCATTGGGGCTGGCCAAGGCAGAAGACTATGGTATTCATTTAGAACGTCGGCACGGCGTTGGCTATCGCCTCAGCAGCCCAATTGAATGGCTATCCCCGGCGTTGATCCAAGGGTATTTACCTGTAGAAAGCATTAGCAAAATCACAGTGAGCAATACCCTCGCCTCAACCAATCGGCAACTCTTACTTAACCCTTTGCACGGTCAGCTCTTGGCCGCGGAATGGCAAGAATGTGGCCGAGGCCGATTAGGGAGAACTTGGTTTGGCGCCTTAGGTGGCAGCCTGCTATTTTCCTACGCGTGGCGCTTTGATCGCGGCTCCGCTCAACTGGCTGGACTACCCTTAGCAGTCGGCGTCGCCATAGCGACCGCCCTGCAAGCAGCAGGTGTTGCAAAGATTGGGCTGAAGTGGCCCAACGATTTATTACTGCAAGATGCCAACGGCGAATGGGCCAAAGTCGGTGGTATTTTGATTGAAATGCAAGGCGATGCCTTGGGACCATCGCATGTGGTCATTGGCATCGGCTTAAATATTGACCTCCCAGCAGCGTGGCAAGGGCAACTTGATCAAGCGGTAGCCTGCCTCAACCACGGCGGCCTCGCCTGTGGGCGCAATGAATTATTAGCCCGAATGATTGCGCAACTCGAAATGACGCTGACTCAATTTGCAGAAACTGGATTTTCCCCGCTGCGGCCACAATGGGAAGCACTGCATGCTTGGTCAAATGCCACACTCAATGTCATTGCCGCCAATGGCAATATACAAGCCGGCCAGTTTGCAGGATTAGCTGCGGATGGCTCATTAAAACTCACATCACCCCAAGGTGAAATCTTAGTGCATTCTGGCGACGTGAGCCTGAGGCGAGCACCATGA
- a CDS encoding type III pantothenate kinase, giving the protein MNAAPLLIDIGNSRIKWRYAEQDGMALTISELWQQCAHLPKTQRIIGCAVASVDLQAQIDQLFAHHWQASTQWLKVSRSALGIQNHYHNLNEQGPDRWAAVLGASQRFAKQNILIISAGTALVIDSLSAEGDFLGGTIAPGLGLMKATLHQATARLPLAQGQNKDFPQSTIDAIETGCLRAILGAINIAKIELAKQNQAEVKIVLFGGDAATLQALLNGKAIAVDNLVLDGLAALLAAGDGEFC; this is encoded by the coding sequence ATGAACGCAGCGCCCCTACTCATTGATATTGGCAATAGCCGAATCAAATGGCGGTACGCCGAGCAAGATGGTATGGCCCTAACGATCAGCGAACTCTGGCAACAATGCGCCCATTTACCAAAAACTCAACGCATCATCGGCTGCGCCGTGGCGAGTGTAGATTTGCAAGCGCAAATAGACCAATTATTTGCTCATCACTGGCAAGCCAGTACGCAGTGGCTCAAAGTGAGCCGCAGTGCATTGGGCATCCAAAATCATTACCATAATTTAAATGAGCAAGGCCCAGATCGTTGGGCTGCAGTTTTAGGCGCGAGCCAACGCTTTGCCAAGCAAAACATACTGATCATTTCAGCGGGTACGGCACTAGTGATCGATAGCCTCAGCGCTGAGGGTGATTTTTTAGGCGGCACCATTGCCCCTGGCCTTGGCTTAATGAAAGCCACGCTGCACCAAGCTACGGCGCGCCTACCTTTGGCACAAGGGCAAAACAAAGATTTCCCGCAATCAACGATTGATGCCATTGAAACCGGTTGCCTAAGAGCTATTCTCGGCGCGATAAACATCGCAAAAATCGAATTGGCCAAACAAAACCAAGCTGAAGTTAAAATCGTGTTGTTTGGTGGCGATGCTGCAACTTTACAAGCATTGCTTAACGGCAAGGCCATTGCAGTGGATAATCTAGTCTTAGATGGTCTAGCGGCATTGCTGGCCGCGGGCGATGGAGAATTTTGCTGA
- a CDS encoding SPOR domain-containing protein, which produces MKWLFVLLVLVNLGLYGFSKLDAPPVNINITQREVNASQVRVVTGQLGKTPEPTESDAKSIASATTTEVPSPTATPKPTTTALAAVQPTPQVNVGRCWRWAGVTGEQIENARSKIKSLGLSASETSSGESTKVWVYMPPLDSLDIAKQKAAQLAEMGVTDYFVVNNGGRWQNAISLGIFSTREAGERHLAELKALGVKSAVVRDRDDTLKQASFNFKNISDAQADKITKLATLFTGSVVRELKCK; this is translated from the coding sequence ATGAAATGGTTGTTTGTATTACTCGTCTTAGTCAACCTCGGCTTGTATGGATTTTCCAAACTAGACGCGCCGCCCGTCAATATCAATATCACGCAACGCGAAGTCAACGCCAGTCAAGTACGCGTTGTAACCGGTCAACTCGGCAAGACGCCCGAGCCGACAGAAAGCGACGCGAAAAGCATCGCCAGCGCAACGACAACTGAAGTACCTAGCCCAACTGCAACACCAAAGCCAACAACGACAGCACTTGCAGCAGTGCAGCCGACCCCGCAAGTCAATGTAGGACGCTGCTGGCGCTGGGCTGGCGTGACGGGCGAGCAAATTGAAAATGCTCGCAGCAAAATTAAAAGCCTAGGTTTAAGTGCCAGCGAAACCTCGAGCGGAGAGTCGACCAAAGTTTGGGTGTATATGCCGCCGCTAGACAGCCTAGATATTGCCAAGCAAAAAGCCGCACAACTCGCCGAAATGGGAGTTACGGATTATTTTGTCGTTAACAATGGTGGCCGCTGGCAAAACGCGATTTCACTCGGTATCTTTAGCACGCGTGAAGCGGGTGAGCGTCATTTGGCCGAACTTAAAGCTCTTGGCGTCAAATCGGCCGTCGTGCGAGATCGTGATGACACGCTCAAACAAGCGAGTTTTAACTTTAAAAATATCAGTGATGCACAAGCCGATAAAATCACTAAACTAGCCACTTTGTTTACTGGCTCGGTCGTGCGTGAACTGAAATGTAAATGA
- a CDS encoding flagella assembly protein FlgT, whose translation MLWQTVFAAEFEGVAPVGLDGLAVARPLAIQDALENAALFNGAKVQSLAAKKGTQWGETTQITGTPQGDYKLLREWQSNGFLHVVLDVAPPAAQVKAVPIDKSATRNSAITCDYGGYRRKVLISHFWIEHPAQTQDLVRFPEGIQIELVRRLDESDQFVPQRAPGVAVFDLQPQVFDPLMQPERVREMARLYSTQFIVAGIVRDTSVSGERLTIARGKEIRNGERKAVADLPILNFMQVGVKVVPTARRFDMDLFVFDGVSGALVNRHRLAGKAEGDVLQSLSSGLGTMGFAETDYGRLVNDKLQEATVLLGKDLNCIPFSARITRVEKNTVYIDAGYTSNVRPGDTFEVFRISSSAMPIDSASFFPSKRLGMPEIKAGVLRVNQVQPLFSHGTVSGASVEPGDYVRYVGQER comes from the coding sequence ATGTTGTGGCAAACGGTGTTTGCCGCCGAGTTTGAAGGAGTTGCACCAGTCGGATTAGATGGACTCGCTGTTGCACGCCCGCTGGCAATTCAAGATGCTTTAGAAAATGCCGCGCTATTTAATGGCGCAAAAGTGCAATCCCTAGCGGCTAAAAAAGGCACGCAATGGGGAGAAACCACACAAATCACAGGTACACCGCAGGGCGACTATAAATTATTACGCGAATGGCAAAGTAATGGGTTTTTGCATGTGGTGCTTGATGTTGCACCCCCCGCTGCTCAGGTCAAGGCCGTTCCAATCGACAAGTCAGCCACCCGTAATTCTGCTATTACGTGCGACTATGGCGGTTATCGGCGCAAAGTTTTAATTTCTCACTTTTGGATAGAGCATCCGGCGCAAACTCAGGATTTGGTTCGCTTTCCGGAAGGGATTCAAATTGAATTGGTACGACGTTTAGATGAAAGCGATCAGTTTGTACCGCAACGAGCACCAGGCGTAGCTGTTTTTGATTTGCAACCGCAGGTATTTGACCCACTGATGCAGCCAGAGCGGGTGCGTGAAATGGCGCGATTGTATTCAACTCAGTTTATTGTGGCGGGGATTGTGCGCGATACTTCCGTGAGCGGTGAGCGTTTAACTATTGCTAGAGGTAAAGAAATACGCAACGGTGAGCGAAAAGCGGTTGCAGATTTACCCATTTTGAATTTCATGCAAGTCGGTGTAAAGGTGGTGCCTACGGCACGTCGTTTTGATATGGACTTATTTGTGTTTGATGGGGTATCAGGTGCATTGGTGAATCGACATCGTCTCGCAGGGAAGGCAGAGGGGGATGTGCTGCAATCATTAAGCTCGGGTTTGGGGACGATGGGATTTGCCGAAACTGATTATGGACGTTTGGTGAATGACAAGTTGCAAGAAGCAACGGTGTTGCTAGGTAAAGATCTGAACTGTATTCCATTTTCAGCCAGAATCACGCGAGTGGAAAAAAATACCGTGTATATCGATGCAGGCTACACATCTAATGTTCGACCGGGCGATACGTTTGAAGTATTTCGAATTTCATCATCAGCCATGCCAATCGACTCTGCCAGTTTTTTTCCAAGCAAACGCTTAGGAATGCCAGAAATTAAGGCTGGCGTATTAAGAGTGAATCAAGTGCAACCCTTGTTTTCCCACGGTACTGTTTCGGGGGCGAGTGTCGAGCCCGGTGACTATGTGCGTTATGTTGGGCAGGAGCGATAA
- a CDS encoding LPP20 family lipoprotein, with amino-acid sequence MQTSSYKLITLLLTCLVTLSGCASSTRSNNTSAHDMPPVVLPTKVTAVGFGAMPVGDGLTPAQRHLLAMRAAKLDAYRALAETVAGIKITGTSTVSAMALTSDSYKAYIEAYMRGARVVSITPLPDGAFETILELTLGGDFYRAMPPPAAVNSEMPLTTTPKTAPAPINVVPQPVAAKMDATQNFYLSL; translated from the coding sequence ATGCAAACATCCTCATATAAATTGATCACCCTTTTACTGACCTGCCTTGTTACTTTGTCAGGTTGTGCCAGTTCTACACGCTCTAATAACACTTCGGCCCATGATATGCCGCCGGTGGTATTGCCAACCAAAGTGACTGCCGTTGGTTTTGGTGCGATGCCTGTGGGGGATGGCTTAACGCCAGCGCAGCGTCATTTGCTGGCTATGCGAGCGGCAAAGTTAGATGCTTATCGCGCACTGGCTGAAACTGTTGCAGGTATTAAAATCACTGGTACAAGTACGGTCTCTGCCATGGCGCTGACTAGCGATAGCTATAAAGCCTACATCGAAGCGTATATGCGGGGAGCTCGCGTAGTGAGCATTACGCCGTTGCCTGATGGCGCGTTTGAAACGATTTTAGAGCTCACTTTGGGCGGTGATTTTTATCGTGCTATGCCACCACCTGCCGCCGTAAACAGTGAAATGCCACTGACTACCACACCAAAAACGGCACCAGCACCTATAAATGTTGTGCCGCAACCTGTAGCCGCTAAAATGGATGCAACTCAAAACTTCTATCTATCATTGTGA
- the trmB gene encoding tRNA (guanosine(46)-N7)-methyltransferase TrmB — protein sequence MENEQAPAANAAEIEEFKQRKIRSFVLRQGHLSTGQARALEEFGPQFCIDYSPNVLDLDAAFGRSAPRVLEIGFGMGTATAEIAAQRADTDFLGVEVHTPGVGSLLKLIGEQSLTNLRIVQHDAVEVLENMLQPESLAGVHIFFPDPWHKSRHNKRRLIKPEFVQQLVTRIQSGGYLHLATDWEDYAVQMLAVLSAEPSLVNTAEAYAERPDYRPLTKFENRGIKLGHGVWDLVFKKK from the coding sequence ATGGAAAACGAGCAAGCTCCTGCAGCCAATGCGGCAGAAATAGAAGAATTCAAGCAACGTAAAATTCGTAGTTTTGTGTTGCGCCAAGGGCATTTGTCGACTGGCCAAGCGCGGGCGCTAGAAGAGTTTGGCCCCCAATTCTGTATCGATTACAGCCCGAATGTACTTGATTTAGATGCTGCATTTGGTCGTAGTGCGCCACGGGTGTTGGAAATCGGCTTTGGCATGGGTACGGCGACGGCTGAAATCGCGGCGCAGCGCGCTGATACGGATTTCTTGGGCGTTGAAGTGCATACGCCGGGCGTGGGAAGTTTACTGAAGTTGATCGGTGAGCAATCTCTGACCAATTTACGTATCGTGCAGCACGATGCGGTGGAAGTTTTAGAAAACATGTTGCAGCCAGAATCTTTGGCAGGTGTGCATATTTTCTTCCCAGATCCATGGCATAAATCGCGGCATAACAAACGCCGTTTGATTAAGCCTGAATTTGTTCAGCAATTGGTAACGCGCATTCAATCGGGTGGCTATTTGCATTTGGCGACCGATTGGGAGGATTATGCGGTGCAAATGCTGGCAGTGCTCAGTGCTGAGCCTAGTTTGGTCAATACCGCAGAGGCTTATGCGGAGCGCCCAGATTATCGCCCGCTGACCAAATTTGAAAACCGTGGCATTAAGCTTGGCCATGGTGTTTGGGATTTGGTGTTTAAAAAGAAATAA
- a CDS encoding GNAT family N-acetyltransferase: MTDIHVRYATLDDVERVAPLFDAYRVFYQERSDLNLAQQFLRERLALGESVILLAELNGEAAGFIQLYPLFSSSACRRILLLNDLFVAKSARGRGVARRLMGYAKEHAEQVGISRLELSTAHSNLQAQALYESLGYQLDREFRYYSLTF, from the coding sequence ATGACAGATATTCATGTTCGCTATGCAACGCTCGATGATGTTGAGCGTGTTGCGCCACTATTTGATGCATATCGCGTTTTCTATCAAGAGCGAAGCGATTTAAACTTGGCGCAGCAATTTTTGCGTGAACGTCTTGCCTTGGGTGAGTCGGTGATTTTATTGGCCGAGTTAAATGGCGAGGCGGCAGGGTTTATTCAACTTTATCCACTTTTTAGCTCTTCTGCATGCCGACGGATTTTGTTGTTAAATGACCTATTTGTTGCCAAGTCGGCGCGGGGGCGGGGCGTTGCAAGACGCTTGATGGGGTACGCAAAAGAGCATGCAGAACAAGTCGGTATTTCGCGACTCGAATTATCTACCGCGCACAGTAATTTGCAAGCACAAGCGCTGTATGAATCGCTCGGTTACCAATTAGACCGTGAGTTTCGCTATTATTCGCTGACCTTTTAA
- a CDS encoding thiazole synthase, with the protein MMSEQFQIAGKTYQSRLIVGTGKYKDFTETRAAVDESGAEIVTVAIRRVNLGQDASQPSLLEYLPPSQYTYLPNTAGCYNCDDAVRTLRLARELLDGHKLVKLEVLGDPNTLYPNVRETLKAAEILVADGFDVMVYTSDDPIIAKELEQIGCCAIMPLASLIGSGMGIINPWNLRLIIDSANVPVLIDAGVGTASDAAIAMELGCDGILMNTAIAGARDPIRMARAMKLAVQAGRDAFLAGRVPRKLYSADPSSPTTGLIAAK; encoded by the coding sequence ATGATGTCAGAACAATTTCAAATTGCCGGTAAAACGTATCAATCACGCCTCATTGTGGGCACGGGTAAATATAAAGATTTCACTGAAACCCGCGCTGCGGTTGATGAGTCGGGTGCAGAAATCGTCACTGTGGCGATTCGCCGTGTGAACTTGGGCCAAGATGCATCGCAACCTTCCTTGCTCGAATACCTGCCGCCATCGCAATACACGTATTTGCCGAATACGGCGGGCTGCTATAACTGCGACGATGCGGTGCGTACTTTGCGCTTGGCGCGTGAATTGCTCGACGGCCACAAATTGGTGAAGCTTGAAGTCTTGGGCGACCCCAACACGCTGTACCCGAATGTGCGCGAAACCTTGAAAGCCGCCGAGATTCTGGTCGCCGATGGTTTTGATGTGATGGTGTATACGTCGGATGATCCGATTATTGCCAAAGAGTTGGAGCAAATCGGTTGCTGCGCAATTATGCCGCTGGCGTCTTTGATTGGCTCGGGCATGGGGATTATTAATCCATGGAATCTGCGCTTGATTATTGACTCGGCCAATGTGCCTGTGCTGATTGATGCGGGTGTCGGTACGGCATCGGATGCGGCGATTGCGATGGAGTTGGGTTGTGACGGTATCTTGATGAACACGGCGATCGCCGGTGCTCGCGACCCGATACGTATGGCACGTGCAATGAAGTTGGCGGTGCAAGCGGGGCGTGATGCCTTCCTTGCTGGTCGTGTTCCACGCAAATTGTACAGCGCCGATCCTTCTAGCCCAACGACGGGTTTGATTGCTGCGAAGTAA
- the thiS gene encoding sulfur carrier protein ThiS, which produces MIKISINGEAREFPAALNVTELVVVLELTGKRIAIEKNGEIVPKSQYPETMLQEGDVLEMVVAVGGG; this is translated from the coding sequence ATGATCAAAATTTCAATTAATGGTGAAGCGCGTGAATTTCCAGCCGCGTTGAATGTGACCGAGCTGGTTGTTGTATTGGAATTAACTGGCAAACGAATTGCGATTGAGAAAAATGGCGAGATCGTGCCGAAAAGCCAATATCCAGAAACCATGCTGCAAGAGGGTGATGTATTGGAAATGGTCGTTGCTGTTGGTGGTGGTTGA
- a CDS encoding DUF4870 domain-containing protein, protein MNELEAQNRPSNETNNIVLLIWLGTLFFGFIPSLIIYLVKKDDALVTDQAKEALNWSITTMVGYAASWVLMFVLIGFLLFPLVGLLHVVFCILGAVNAGKGLPYRLPFNIRLLK, encoded by the coding sequence ATGAATGAACTTGAAGCTCAAAACCGCCCCAGCAATGAGACTAACAATATTGTGCTGCTCATTTGGCTGGGCACTTTATTCTTTGGCTTTATTCCATCGCTGATTATTTACTTGGTTAAAAAAGACGATGCGCTGGTGACCGATCAAGCCAAAGAAGCCTTAAATTGGTCAATTACCACCATGGTCGGCTATGCCGCGAGCTGGGTACTGATGTTTGTGTTGATTGGGTTTTTATTGTTCCCATTGGTTGGCCTACTGCATGTCGTATTTTGCATACTCGGCGCAGTGAATGCAGGCAAAGGTTTACCGTACCGCCTGCCATTCAATATTCGATTACTCAAATAA
- a CDS encoding RelA/SpoT family protein, with the protein MPISVTSNDVPALTDAPEVIEEANRFLNEQTAYLKREDREMLFSAFLFAENAHRGQMRRSGEPYISHPLAVAGILTQWKLDAQALAAALMHDVMEDSGVTKLELTEKYGKAVAELVDGMSKIDKLEFQSKEEAQAENFRKMLLAMARDLRVMLIKLADRLHNMRTMDSMRADKQKRIARETMEIYAPIANRIGLNAVYQELDDLAFKYIHPRRHHVLSKALKAARGNRREVVQKILDAIQAKLQAQNIDAVVTGREKNLYSIYRKMLEKHLSFSEVLDIYAFRVIVKDNSHCYLTLGALHALFKPIPGKFKDYIAIAKTNGYQSLHTTLFGPYGTPIEVQIRTSEMHRIADAGVASHWMYKSGDEGFSDVQQKTHQWLQSLLELQSESGDAVEFLEHIKVDLFPDQVYVFTPKGTILSLPNGSTCVDFAYAVHTDIGNRCIAAKVNHELVPLRNKLKNGDHIEIVMAAHARPNPSWLAFVTTGKARSQIRHFLRTMRFDESVHLGERLLNQAFSALHQPLHVNDDIWEKFLRESGEKSRDSILADIGLGQKLGVVIAKRLLQLAGTWSEDGRQGKKPMSVSIRGTEGMAIQFARCCNPIPGDPILGFVKKDQGLVVHTHDCPQVSKGRIDAEKLIDVDWDPEVARLFDVPVKVLAENERGTLAALAAAIAEAEADISAVTMGDTVESHERYLSVQFTLQVNNRQHLAKVLKNLRRLPAVYRLQRVRA; encoded by the coding sequence ATGCCTATCTCAGTGACTTCGAACGATGTGCCGGCGCTGACTGATGCACCCGAGGTCATTGAGGAAGCAAATCGGTTTTTGAATGAACAAACCGCTTATTTAAAGCGTGAAGACCGAGAGATGTTGTTCTCGGCTTTTTTGTTTGCGGAAAACGCGCATCGTGGTCAGATGCGTCGTTCAGGTGAACCGTATATCTCACATCCGCTGGCTGTTGCAGGCATTTTGACGCAATGGAAGCTGGATGCACAGGCCCTTGCTGCTGCCCTCATGCATGATGTGATGGAAGACAGTGGAGTGACCAAGCTCGAACTGACCGAGAAATATGGTAAAGCGGTTGCTGAGCTGGTCGATGGCATGAGTAAGATCGACAAGCTTGAATTCCAAAGTAAAGAAGAAGCGCAGGCGGAAAACTTCCGCAAAATGCTGCTGGCGATGGCGCGTGATTTACGCGTGATGCTGATTAAGCTCGCCGATCGTTTGCATAATATGCGCACGATGGATTCAATGCGGGCGGACAAGCAAAAACGCATCGCACGTGAAACGATGGAAATTTATGCGCCGATTGCCAATCGGATTGGCCTTAATGCGGTGTATCAAGAGCTGGATGATTTGGCGTTTAAATACATTCATCCACGCCGCCACCATGTTTTATCCAAAGCACTGAAAGCCGCTCGCGGTAATCGCCGTGAAGTGGTGCAAAAAATCCTCGATGCCATTCAAGCCAAACTACAAGCGCAAAATATCGATGCGGTGGTGACAGGGCGCGAGAAAAATCTCTACTCGATTTATCGCAAGATGCTGGAAAAGCATCTTAGTTTTTCTGAAGTGCTCGATATTTATGCATTCCGCGTGATTGTAAAAGATAACTCGCATTGCTATTTAACGCTTGGCGCTTTGCACGCTCTATTTAAGCCAATTCCGGGCAAGTTTAAAGACTACATCGCGATTGCAAAAACCAATGGCTATCAAAGCTTGCATACCACTTTGTTTGGTCCGTATGGCACGCCGATTGAAGTGCAAATTCGTACCAGCGAAATGCATCGAATTGCCGATGCGGGTGTGGCTAGTCACTGGATGTATAAAAGTGGTGATGAAGGTTTTTCAGATGTGCAGCAAAAAACCCATCAGTGGCTACAGTCTTTGCTGGAGTTGCAGTCCGAATCTGGCGATGCGGTTGAGTTTTTAGAGCACATTAAAGTCGATTTATTCCCTGACCAAGTCTATGTGTTCACGCCGAAAGGCACGATTCTGAGCTTACCTAATGGCTCAACTTGTGTTGATTTTGCCTACGCGGTGCATACCGATATTGGTAATCGCTGTATTGCGGCGAAGGTCAATCATGAATTAGTGCCGCTACGTAATAAGCTCAAAAATGGCGACCATATTGAAATCGTCATGGCGGCGCACGCGCGCCCGAATCCAAGTTGGCTGGCGTTTGTGACCACAGGCAAAGCGCGTTCGCAAATTCGGCATTTCTTGCGCACGATGCGCTTTGATGAATCGGTGCACTTGGGCGAGCGATTGCTTAATCAAGCCTTCTCGGCACTGCATCAGCCATTGCACGTGAATGATGATATTTGGGAGAAATTCCTGCGTGAAAGCGGTGAAAAATCTCGAGATTCGATCTTGGCCGATATTGGTTTGGGGCAAAAGCTCGGCGTCGTGATTGCCAAGCGTTTATTGCAGCTCGCTGGAACATGGTCGGAAGATGGACGCCAAGGCAAAAAACCAATGTCGGTGTCGATTCGTGGCACTGAGGGGATGGCAATTCAGTTTGCGCGTTGCTGTAATCCGATACCGGGGGATCCTATCCTTGGTTTCGTTAAGAAAGATCAAGGCTTGGTGGTGCATACCCACGATTGTCCACAAGTATCAAAAGGCCGCATTGATGCCGAAAAACTCATCGATGTCGATTGGGATCCAGAAGTCGCACGCTTGTTTGACGTGCCGGTGAAAGTATTGGCTGAAAACGAGCGCGGTACCTTGGCCGCGCTGGCGGCGGCGATTGCCGAAGCGGAAGCCGATATCTCTGCAGTGACGATGGGCGATACCGTTGAGTCGCACGAGCGCTACCTCAGCGTGCAATTTACGCTGCAAGTGAATAACCGCCAGCATTTAGCCAAGGTACTGAAAAACCTGCGCCGACTCCCTGCCGTGTATAGACTGCAGCGTGTACGCGCCTAA
- the rpoZ gene encoding DNA-directed RNA polymerase subunit omega encodes MARVTIEDCLDRIPNRFDLTLAAAFRARQIENGSTPQVENNGREKPTVLALREMSAGLVGVEILTRTRS; translated from the coding sequence ATGGCACGTGTAACTATTGAAGATTGCCTCGATCGTATTCCTAATCGTTTTGACCTGACTTTGGCTGCTGCATTTCGTGCGCGTCAAATCGAAAATGGCTCAACGCCACAAGTAGAAAATAATGGTCGTGAAAAACCAACTGTTTTGGCATTGCGTGAAATGTCGGCCGGTTTGGTTGGTGTGGAAATTTTAACGCGTACCCGTTCTTAA
- the gmk gene encoding guanylate kinase, giving the protein MAKGNLFVVTAPSGAGKTTLVAALLAADSHVQLSVSFTTRQPRAGEVDGKDYHFVERAEFERMIAAGELLEFAEVYGNYYGTSQVWINQVMENGRDILLEIDWQGAQQVRRLFPAAIGIFILPPCIDTLENRLRGRGKDSEEVIARRMAVAKEEVNHVDEFDFVIVNEHIDDAVRDIVAVVRAQRLTLVRQSSRHTALISSLKG; this is encoded by the coding sequence ATGGCCAAAGGTAATTTGTTTGTGGTGACTGCGCCCTCGGGTGCTGGCAAAACCACTTTGGTAGCGGCTTTGCTTGCTGCTGATTCGCATGTTCAGTTGTCGGTGTCATTCACAACTCGCCAGCCGCGTGCGGGTGAAGTGGATGGCAAAGATTACCATTTTGTTGAGCGTGCTGAATTTGAGCGCATGATCGCAGCGGGTGAGTTACTTGAGTTTGCTGAAGTGTATGGAAATTACTACGGCACATCGCAAGTCTGGATTAATCAAGTGATGGAAAATGGCCGCGACATTTTGCTAGAAATTGATTGGCAAGGTGCGCAGCAGGTGCGCCGTTTATTCCCCGCCGCGATTGGCATCTTTATTTTACCGCCTTGCATCGATACCTTAGAAAACCGCTTGCGTGGTCGTGGTAAAGACAGTGAAGAGGTCATTGCTCGCCGCATGGCCGTGGCAAAAGAAGAAGTTAACCACGTTGATGAGTTTGATTTTGTGATTGTCAATGAGCACATTGACGATGCGGTACGCGACATTGTTGCTGTAGTTCGCGCTCAGCGTTTGACTTTAGTACGTCAATCAAGCCGTCATACCGCGTTGATTTCAAGCTTAAAAGGCTAA